The bacterium BMS3Abin02 genome has a segment encoding these proteins:
- the afr_2 gene encoding 1,5-anhydro-D-fructose reductase — translation MKNVRWGIMGAGRIASALVEAVRQVPGGEVVTIGSSSRERAEAFADLHDIPGRHATHEDVARDPNVDIVYVATTNDLHHANTLAALERAKPVLCEKPFALNHRQAKEMVAAARERNVFLMEAMWMRFQPAISRLEAIVRSGRLGEIHSIQANFGFLAGPHPSGRLFDRSLGGGTVMDLGVYVVTFATMLLGAPDRIIATAEMSDEGIDEQAGIVLHHRNGGLSTLSTSFVADSNMEAFVSGSDGHVRVHAPFHHSPTLSIERRGTVVETIDTSYQGSPYRFEVEEVHRCLLKGATESPRMSLDDTLMVMRTLDRIRDRIGLTFPGE, via the coding sequence ATGAAGAACGTGCGATGGGGAATCATGGGAGCAGGGCGGATCGCGTCCGCACTCGTCGAGGCCGTGCGTCAGGTGCCGGGCGGAGAAGTCGTCACGATCGGTTCCTCGTCGAGGGAGCGGGCGGAAGCCTTCGCCGATCTTCACGACATCCCCGGCCGGCACGCCACACACGAGGACGTCGCGCGCGACCCGAATGTGGATATCGTGTACGTCGCCACGACCAACGACCTGCATCATGCCAACACGCTGGCCGCCCTCGAACGCGCAAAGCCGGTCCTCTGCGAGAAGCCGTTCGCTCTCAACCATCGGCAGGCGAAAGAGATGGTCGCCGCCGCTCGAGAACGAAACGTGTTTCTGATGGAGGCGATGTGGATGCGGTTTCAACCGGCGATCAGCCGCCTCGAGGCCATCGTGCGTTCGGGACGCCTCGGGGAGATCCACTCGATCCAGGCCAACTTCGGATTCCTCGCAGGACCTCACCCCAGCGGACGTCTGTTCGACCGCTCACTCGGCGGCGGAACGGTCATGGACCTCGGCGTCTACGTGGTCACCTTCGCCACGATGCTCCTCGGTGCCCCCGATCGCATCATCGCGACAGCCGAAATGTCCGATGAAGGAATCGACGAGCAGGCCGGAATCGTCCTCCACCATCGCAATGGAGGCTTGTCCACGCTGAGCACCTCCTTCGTGGCGGATTCGAACATGGAAGCGTTCGTTTCCGGATCCGACGGACATGTCCGGGTCCATGCCCCATTCCACCACTCCCCCACGCTTTCCATCGAGCGACGGGGAACCGTCGTCGAGACGATCGACACGAGCTACCAGGGATCGCCGTACCGATTCGAAGTCGAAGAGGTACATCGATGCCTTCTCAAAGGGGCGACGGAAAGCCCGCGGATGAGCCTCGACGACACCCTGATGGTGATGCGCACCCTCGATCGGATCAGGGATCGGATCGGGCTGACCTTTCCGGGAGAGTAG
- the nfuA_1 gene encoding fe/S biogenesis protein NfuA, which translates to MAQILTITDLARVKIIEIRDQEAGDLEAALLLEVTGMHGDDFAYELSFVPLSDVEQTHHVERHGELALALRGEDLDKLDGALLDVKSGGLAMENPNRPASPTFDAGSFGVLEGSLAEQVAQVITRQVNPAIASHGGAAELVGVEGQDVYLRLLGGCQGCGLASVTLRQGIEQILRHVIPDLGQIIDVTDHQAGTDPFYKSEKK; encoded by the coding sequence ATGGCACAGATACTCACGATCACCGACCTCGCTCGCGTCAAGATCATCGAGATCCGGGACCAGGAGGCCGGTGACCTCGAAGCGGCGCTGTTGCTCGAAGTGACCGGAATGCATGGTGATGATTTCGCGTACGAGCTGAGCTTCGTGCCGCTCTCGGACGTGGAGCAGACGCATCATGTCGAGCGCCATGGTGAGCTTGCGCTCGCTCTGCGCGGTGAAGACCTCGACAAACTCGATGGCGCCCTCCTGGATGTGAAATCCGGTGGATTGGCGATGGAGAACCCGAACCGACCCGCGAGCCCGACCTTCGATGCAGGATCGTTCGGGGTGCTGGAGGGATCGTTGGCCGAGCAAGTCGCCCAGGTCATCACGCGACAGGTGAATCCGGCGATCGCCTCGCATGGTGGAGCGGCGGAGCTCGTCGGCGTTGAAGGTCAGGACGTGTACTTGCGGCTGCTCGGTGGTTGCCAAGGATGCGGACTCGCCTCGGTCACGTTGCGTCAGGGAATCGAGCAGATCCTTCGTCACGTAATCCCGGACCTCGGGCAGATCATCGATGTCACCGATCATCAGGCCGGGACGGATCCCTTCTACAAGTCCGAGAAGAAGTAG
- the ydaP gene encoding putative thiamine pyrophosphate-containing protein YdaP: MGKTAWWKLDIGDLAVGRVTTVIVEGRALAVSRTESGWGVLDNRCPHQGGPLGDGEIEGSYLLCPWHGYEYDPVTGEPPAGFSDAAACYQLEERDDGLYVELPVLSEEPTLMDQMVDVMTGWGVDTVFGMVGHSNLGLADALRRAEQDQRLRYIGIRHEGAAAFAASAYGKLTGRPAACFSIAGPGATNLLTGLWDAKVDRVPILALTGQVQTQVLGPGAFQEVPLTEAFAAVANFSQTVLVPDNATELMALALKHALVERGVAHLVFPDEVQTLPGLSDPPERLRTGRVAFDGIAPPKEELSWAVELLEGARRPLIVAGSGAREARRQVIEFAEHIDAPVITTFRAKGLIGDDHALGGGVVGRSGTPIASALMARADALLVLGASFSNHSGIATWVPTIQVDFDRMTLGKFHPVDIPIWGEIGRTLELLREALPPVDRPEQRATVELKRTRWREETSRRAAVTDEFGRMHPAGVFTALSGLVPADAVISVDVGNNTYAFGHYFEAKGNQDVLMSGYLGSIGFGFPGAMGAWAATRGTNRKVISVSGDGGFGQYLAEFTTAVKYRMPITHILLNNNELGKISREQIGAVHPVWQTGLVNPDFAEYARLCGGKGFKVDDPADLGAVFSEALAVSDGPSLVEVTVSALDV, encoded by the coding sequence ATGGGCAAGACAGCCTGGTGGAAGCTCGACATCGGCGATCTGGCCGTGGGCCGGGTCACAACGGTGATCGTCGAAGGCCGTGCTCTGGCCGTGAGCCGCACCGAGTCCGGTTGGGGAGTGCTCGACAACCGTTGTCCTCATCAGGGAGGTCCACTCGGCGACGGAGAGATCGAAGGCTCCTACCTGCTCTGTCCCTGGCACGGCTACGAGTACGATCCGGTCACCGGCGAGCCGCCGGCAGGGTTCAGCGATGCCGCCGCGTGTTATCAGCTCGAGGAACGCGACGATGGCCTGTACGTCGAGCTTCCTGTCCTTTCGGAGGAGCCGACCCTGATGGATCAGATGGTCGATGTCATGACCGGGTGGGGCGTGGACACGGTGTTCGGAATGGTCGGCCACTCCAATCTCGGGCTTGCCGACGCTCTGCGAAGAGCCGAACAGGACCAGCGTCTGAGGTACATAGGGATCCGGCACGAGGGAGCGGCGGCCTTCGCGGCTTCCGCCTACGGCAAGCTGACCGGCCGCCCCGCAGCGTGCTTCTCGATCGCCGGACCGGGAGCAACGAACCTGTTGACCGGCCTGTGGGATGCAAAGGTCGATCGGGTACCGATTCTGGCGCTCACCGGGCAGGTCCAGACCCAGGTACTGGGCCCGGGAGCGTTCCAGGAGGTGCCGCTCACCGAAGCGTTCGCCGCCGTCGCCAACTTCAGCCAGACGGTGCTCGTACCCGACAACGCGACAGAGTTGATGGCGCTCGCCCTCAAACATGCACTGGTCGAGCGCGGTGTCGCCCATCTCGTGTTCCCAGATGAGGTGCAAACCCTTCCTGGCCTTTCCGATCCACCGGAGCGGCTACGAACCGGACGGGTCGCGTTCGACGGGATCGCACCGCCGAAGGAGGAATTGTCGTGGGCGGTTGAACTCCTCGAAGGGGCACGGCGGCCGCTGATCGTCGCCGGAAGCGGGGCACGCGAGGCTCGCCGGCAGGTGATCGAGTTCGCGGAACATATCGATGCGCCCGTGATCACGACCTTTCGTGCCAAAGGTCTCATCGGCGACGACCATGCGCTGGGCGGCGGCGTGGTGGGACGTTCGGGCACACCCATCGCTTCTGCGCTGATGGCGCGGGCGGATGCCCTGCTGGTTCTCGGGGCGTCGTTCTCGAACCATTCGGGCATCGCGACATGGGTGCCGACGATCCAGGTCGATTTCGACCGTATGACCCTGGGCAAGTTCCACCCGGTCGACATTCCGATCTGGGGTGAGATCGGGCGGACGCTCGAGCTCCTGAGGGAGGCGCTGCCCCCGGTCGATCGGCCAGAGCAACGTGCCACGGTCGAACTCAAGCGGACCAGGTGGCGCGAGGAGACGTCGCGAAGAGCCGCCGTGACCGACGAGTTCGGTCGCATGCATCCGGCCGGCGTATTCACCGCCTTGTCCGGGCTGGTGCCTGCGGACGCGGTGATCTCTGTCGACGTCGGCAACAACACCTACGCGTTCGGCCACTACTTCGAGGCGAAAGGGAACCAGGATGTCCTCATGTCCGGCTACCTGGGGTCGATCGGGTTCGGTTTCCCGGGCGCGATGGGCGCGTGGGCGGCGACCAGGGGCACCAACCGGAAAGTGATCTCGGTCTCCGGAGACGGAGGCTTCGGCCAGTATCTCGCGGAGTTCACCACCGCCGTGAAGTACCGGATGCCGATCACGCACATCCTGCTGAACAACAACGAGCTGGGCAAGATCAGCAGGGAGCAGATCGGAGCCGTTCATCCTGTGTGGCAGACCGGACTGGTCAACCCGGACTTCGCAGAGTACGCGCGCCTGTGTGGCGGGAAGGGATTCAAGGTCGATGATCCTGCCGACCTGGGAGCCGTGTTCTCGGAGGCGCTTGCCGTGTCCGATGGGCCCTCACTGGTCGAGGTCACCGTCTCGGCGCTCGACGTCTGA
- the pflA gene encoding pyruvate formate-lyase 1-activating enzyme produces the protein MGRSLRDMDLGPAWSIVPTKFWHAIDDGRIQCDLCPRECKLREGQRGLCFTRARRGDEIVLTSYGRSTGFWVDPIEKKPLNHFLPGTSVLSFGTAGCNLACRYCQNWDISKARGDDVLAQRSSPQGIAAAAKRLDCAGVAFTYNDPVIFHEYAVDTAVAAHRAGLETVAVTAGYVNPQARAEFFEVMDAANVDLKAFTDEFYHRYCAGRLQPVLDTLAYVRHETDVWLEITTLLIPGLNDSDEEIDRMTRWIAENLGPDVPHHFTAFHPAFKMLDVPRTRFSALVRAREIAMGNGLQYVYTGNIPDEETQSTWCAGCGAKLIGRSGYSITAWNIDRGRCGSCGTVVPGVFEDRPGSLGPRRHPVVP, from the coding sequence ATGGGGCGTAGTCTTCGGGACATGGATCTTGGGCCCGCATGGTCGATCGTTCCGACGAAGTTCTGGCATGCGATCGACGACGGCCGGATCCAATGTGATCTGTGTCCTCGGGAGTGCAAGCTGCGGGAGGGACAGCGCGGCCTGTGTTTCACGCGCGCGAGACGTGGAGACGAAATCGTGCTCACGTCCTACGGGCGATCGACCGGTTTCTGGGTGGATCCGATCGAGAAGAAGCCTCTGAATCATTTCCTGCCGGGAACCTCGGTGCTGTCGTTCGGGACGGCCGGCTGCAACCTGGCGTGCCGGTATTGTCAGAACTGGGATATCTCCAAAGCGCGCGGCGATGACGTTCTGGCGCAGCGCTCATCGCCGCAAGGGATCGCCGCCGCGGCGAAACGGCTCGACTGTGCCGGCGTCGCCTTCACTTACAACGACCCGGTCATCTTCCATGAGTATGCGGTCGACACCGCGGTCGCGGCCCATCGCGCAGGTCTCGAGACGGTCGCGGTGACGGCCGGGTACGTCAATCCGCAGGCGCGTGCGGAGTTCTTCGAGGTGATGGACGCCGCCAACGTGGACCTGAAGGCATTCACCGACGAGTTCTACCACCGGTACTGCGCGGGCAGGCTCCAGCCGGTCCTGGACACGCTGGCGTATGTTCGTCACGAGACCGATGTGTGGTTGGAGATCACCACGCTGTTGATACCGGGCCTGAACGACTCCGACGAGGAGATCGACCGGATGACACGCTGGATCGCCGAGAACCTGGGCCCAGACGTTCCCCATCACTTCACCGCGTTCCATCCCGCGTTCAAGATGTTGGATGTGCCGCGGACCCGGTTCTCGGCGCTCGTGCGAGCCAGGGAGATCGCCATGGGCAACGGGCTGCAGTACGTCTATACGGGGAACATCCCCGATGAGGAGACCCAGAGCACGTGGTGCGCCGGCTGCGGCGCGAAGCTGATCGGCCGATCCGGCTACTCGATCACCGCATGGAACATCGACCGGGGACGCTGTGGCTCCTGTGGCACGGTGGTACCCGGAGTGTTCGAGGACAGGCCGGGGTCCTTGGGACCGAGACGACATCCGGTCGTGCCATAG
- the rnhA gene encoding ribonuclease HI, protein MATFTCQSCGNTFTLPRQVLDRYPGWTPALCLDCRGARSTSEPVADDAGPHTGVFTDGSASPNPGPGGWGAVYVVDDEIVAEAYGHAEHTTNNRMELTAVIAALDLVPEGTPMTIYSDSNLVVRTINEWAADWEKRGWKRRTGKVENVDLVRKAYYGWRPELTLEWIKGHAGYRWNEYADELANRWRD, encoded by the coding sequence ATGGCGACATTCACCTGCCAGAGCTGCGGGAACACGTTCACACTTCCTCGACAAGTGCTCGACCGGTATCCAGGCTGGACACCAGCGCTGTGCCTCGACTGTCGTGGCGCACGGAGCACATCGGAACCCGTTGCAGACGACGCGGGTCCCCACACGGGTGTGTTCACCGACGGGAGCGCGTCGCCAAACCCGGGACCGGGAGGCTGGGGCGCCGTCTACGTCGTCGACGACGAGATCGTTGCCGAGGCGTATGGGCACGCGGAGCACACGACGAACAACCGAATGGAACTCACCGCGGTGATCGCGGCACTCGACCTCGTTCCCGAAGGCACCCCGATGACCATCTATTCGGATTCGAATCTGGTGGTGCGCACGATCAACGAGTGGGCGGCAGACTGGGAGAAGCGTGGATGGAAGCGCAGGACGGGGAAGGTCGAGAATGTGGACCTGGTGCGGAAGGCGTACTACGGGTGGCGGCCCGAACTGACGCTGGAGTGGATCAAGGGACATGCGGGCTACCGGTGGAACGAGTACGCGGATGAACTCGCCAACCGGTGGCGGGACTGA
- the proX gene encoding prolyl-tRNA editing protein ProX → MHPATPDDLFRFLENLGIATETVHHGAVFTVEEARSERGDLPGGHSKSLFLRNKKGKMWLVVAKEDRPIDLKDLAGRLGAGRFSFGSPDRLMRTLGVIPGAVTPFAVLNDAEGVVQVVLDHGLMALDPLNFHPLDNTMTTRIASADLLKFLEATGHQPMIIDL, encoded by the coding sequence ATGCATCCCGCCACACCAGATGATCTCTTCCGATTCCTCGAAAACCTGGGCATCGCGACCGAAACCGTCCATCACGGGGCGGTGTTCACCGTCGAGGAGGCCCGCTCCGAACGCGGTGACCTGCCGGGAGGTCACTCGAAGAGCCTGTTCCTGCGCAACAAGAAAGGCAAGATGTGGCTCGTCGTCGCAAAAGAGGACCGTCCGATCGATCTGAAGGATCTCGCCGGGCGACTGGGTGCAGGACGGTTCTCCTTCGGGAGCCCCGACCGACTCATGCGAACCCTCGGGGTCATACCGGGTGCAGTCACCCCGTTTGCGGTCCTCAACGACGCCGAGGGCGTCGTGCAGGTGGTCCTCGACCACGGTCTCATGGCACTGGATCCGCTCAACTTCCATCCATTGGACAACACGATGACCACGAGGATCGCCTCTGCGGACCTCCTGAAGTTCCTCGAGGCGACGGGGCATCAGCCGATGATCATTGACCTTTGA
- the acr1_2 gene encoding fatty acyl-CoA reductase, which yields MRRAIRDSVVIVTGASSGIGRATALALGAQGAHVAVAARRETLLTDLAAEIAARGGQAFAVPVDVTDRDQVHGLIERTVQRWGHIDVVVANAGIWQRSPVEETDDRIWHTVMAVDYFGALNTALEALPFLENGGQLIFVNSLDGKKGVPLEAAYAAAKHALSGFADVARQELAGRGIAVTSLYPGRVDTALIERLQVPAIQRKMPPERVAKAILSAIRRPRSEIYLPAFTGRVHSWLGALAPNLSDRLTALLNLQGRM from the coding sequence ATGAGGCGGGCCATCAGAGACAGCGTCGTCATCGTCACCGGCGCATCTTCAGGGATCGGCAGGGCGACGGCGCTCGCCCTCGGTGCCCAAGGCGCCCACGTGGCCGTTGCCGCCCGCAGAGAGACACTCCTCACAGACCTGGCGGCGGAGATCGCAGCGAGGGGAGGCCAGGCGTTCGCCGTCCCTGTCGACGTCACCGACCGTGATCAGGTCCACGGTCTCATCGAACGCACCGTGCAGCGATGGGGACACATCGATGTCGTGGTCGCGAACGCAGGGATCTGGCAGAGAAGCCCCGTAGAGGAGACCGATGATCGGATTTGGCACACCGTGATGGCCGTCGACTACTTCGGTGCGCTCAACACCGCCCTCGAGGCGCTCCCGTTCCTGGAGAACGGCGGCCAGTTGATATTCGTGAACTCCCTCGACGGCAAGAAGGGAGTGCCGCTGGAGGCCGCCTATGCGGCGGCAAAACATGCGCTTTCGGGGTTCGCCGACGTCGCCCGCCAGGAGCTCGCCGGTCGAGGCATCGCCGTGACCAGCCTGTACCCGGGGAGAGTGGACACCGCACTGATCGAAAGGCTCCAGGTTCCGGCGATCCAGAGAAAGATGCCGCCCGAGAGAGTCGCAAAGGCGATTCTCTCGGCGATCCGCCGGCCTCGTTCGGAGATCTACCTCCCGGCATTCACCGGACGTGTCCATTCGTGGCTGGGAGCACTGGCCCCGAACCTGTCGGACAGACTCACGGCGCTCCTCAACCTGCAGGGCAGAATGTAG
- the capA gene encoding capsule biosynthesis protein CapA, producing MRTTTGVVFPLAIAVAVLLIGACAPQASEQARSLPETLAPTAPTVPPTTTSRLPAAPAVTVTSTTSSTIATPETTRRPTVRIAMVGDVMLGRGLSRIVRNDPQGIFEDVRFVLSDVDVAGANMESPLTNRPHIALNPYALEARPESAGLLAAAGFDVLTVANNHAGDAGRASVIDSIEAIDDAGMRAVGGGANLSDAVRPAIVEVRGLRVGFLAFDATRAGTPAREDRAGIAPWDDELVRTAVTELRPSVDLLVVAVHGGVEYRTSTDPYMAALAEKLNGWGADVVWGSGPHVVQPVFVIDGARPTVVATSLGNFLFDQGDSATKVGAILEVLADADGVVAYRVATVQHRDRRVHFDRWDLPGGDAVMLGTEWWSLGRGFEPVVPDEPKDLEQFRWGDVIDATRGDVDGDGRDEIVVAFRRPYQESPVNVLFPDRPWTDVLGRSAHLGVFRAPDLEPEWIAGTLFRSVRRVVACDGSLAVGYGSDATDGGMASGAWRWRGFGFLIAPTLDRDAALGCADVDGDGRTDPILLQRPGDS from the coding sequence ATGAGGACCACGACCGGGGTCGTGTTCCCTCTGGCCATCGCTGTCGCAGTGTTGCTCATCGGCGCATGCGCGCCGCAGGCATCGGAACAAGCCCGGTCGTTGCCCGAGACTCTGGCCCCGACGGCCCCGACGGTTCCGCCCACCACGACCTCCAGGCTTCCGGCCGCGCCGGCCGTCACAGTGACGTCGACGACCTCGTCGACGATCGCAACGCCGGAGACGACACGGCGTCCCACCGTCCGCATCGCGATGGTCGGTGACGTCATGCTCGGCCGTGGTCTCTCCCGGATCGTCCGCAACGATCCGCAGGGCATCTTCGAAGACGTGCGATTCGTCCTCTCGGACGTGGATGTCGCCGGAGCGAACATGGAGTCGCCGCTGACGAATCGGCCTCACATCGCACTCAACCCGTACGCGCTCGAGGCGAGGCCGGAGTCGGCCGGGCTGCTCGCGGCGGCGGGTTTCGATGTCCTGACGGTCGCAAACAACCATGCGGGTGACGCAGGGCGGGCATCGGTGATCGACAGTATCGAAGCGATCGATGATGCCGGGATGCGGGCGGTCGGTGGTGGGGCGAACCTGAGCGATGCCGTGCGGCCCGCCATCGTGGAGGTGCGAGGGCTTCGCGTGGGGTTTCTCGCCTTCGACGCGACGAGGGCGGGCACGCCGGCACGAGAGGATCGGGCGGGCATCGCACCGTGGGACGACGAGTTGGTCCGTACCGCGGTGACCGAGCTGCGCCCTTCGGTCGATCTGCTGGTGGTGGCCGTGCACGGCGGGGTCGAGTACCGCACGTCGACCGACCCGTACATGGCGGCACTTGCCGAGAAACTCAACGGCTGGGGCGCCGACGTCGTGTGGGGGAGTGGGCCACACGTCGTCCAGCCCGTCTTCGTGATCGATGGTGCCCGACCGACCGTCGTGGCGACGAGCCTCGGCAACTTTCTCTTCGACCAGGGCGATTCCGCGACGAAGGTTGGGGCGATCCTCGAGGTCCTCGCCGACGCCGACGGTGTTGTCGCATACCGGGTGGCGACGGTGCAGCACCGCGACCGACGCGTGCATTTCGACCGGTGGGACCTCCCGGGCGGTGACGCGGTGATGCTCGGCACCGAATGGTGGAGCCTCGGCCGCGGTTTCGAACCCGTCGTGCCGGACGAGCCGAAGGATCTCGAACAGTTCCGCTGGGGTGATGTGATCGACGCGACTCGGGGCGACGTCGACGGTGATGGAAGAGACGAGATCGTCGTGGCATTTCGCCGCCCTTACCAGGAGAGCCCGGTGAACGTGCTGTTCCCCGATAGGCCATGGACCGACGTGTTGGGACGCAGCGCCCATCTCGGTGTGTTCCGAGCCCCGGATCTCGAGCCCGAATGGATCGCGGGAACCCTGTTCCGATCCGTCCGGCGGGTCGTGGCATGCGACGGGAGCCTTGCTGTCGGATACGGCTCGGACGCGACGGACGGTGGCATGGCGTCTGGAGCGTGGCGATGGCGCGGGTTCGGTTTTCTCATCGCTCCGACCCTGGATCGTGATGCCGCGCTCGGGTGCGCGGATGTCGATGGCGATGGTCGAACGGACCCGATCCTGCTGCAAAGACCGGGAGATTCATGA
- the patA gene encoding putrescine aminotransferase: MSFRQYPTGEATYDAYGTYISPGKVALYRQLELGLVMGSRDGAIFTDAYDGTRLYNCHCNGGVFNLGHRNPRVLGAVRTAMDSFDIGNHHLVSGMRARLAQRLVATTGGALSGVIFGVGGGEVIDLALKAARGVTGRQKIVSAKGGYHGHTGLSVAAGDPEYRAPFGPNLPGFVQVPFDDIDALAAEVDSDTAVVLLEPVPATLGMPIAADGYFASVAELARSRGTLLVLDEVQTGLGRTGTMWCHQQLDVVPDILVTGKGLSGGIYPISATLMSPTVFSFFDDLPFVHLSTFGGAEPGCAAALEVLDIVEAPGFLTRVQELAERFRTGLSDLPFSLRQRGMMMGLAFPAPDAAVMAAKMFFDAGVFAVWAENDRSVLQFLPPLILGDDEAEDIIARVRGIFA, translated from the coding sequence ATGAGTTTTCGACAGTATCCGACGGGCGAGGCGACGTACGACGCATACGGCACGTACATCTCTCCCGGGAAGGTGGCCCTGTATCGTCAACTGGAACTCGGTCTGGTGATGGGATCCAGGGACGGCGCGATCTTCACGGACGCCTACGACGGAACCCGCCTCTACAACTGCCACTGCAACGGTGGAGTCTTCAACCTGGGCCACAGGAATCCACGTGTCCTCGGTGCCGTCCGCACTGCGATGGACTCGTTCGATATCGGGAATCATCACCTCGTTTCCGGGATGAGAGCGAGACTCGCCCAGCGGCTCGTCGCAACGACGGGTGGTGCGTTGTCCGGCGTGATCTTTGGCGTGGGAGGGGGAGAGGTGATCGATCTCGCCCTCAAAGCGGCTCGAGGGGTGACCGGTCGTCAGAAGATCGTTTCCGCGAAAGGCGGCTACCACGGGCACACGGGACTTTCCGTGGCGGCCGGTGATCCCGAATACCGCGCGCCGTTCGGTCCGAACCTTCCCGGCTTCGTGCAGGTCCCGTTCGACGACATCGATGCGCTCGCCGCCGAGGTCGATTCCGACACCGCCGTCGTGCTCCTCGAGCCGGTGCCTGCAACCCTCGGCATGCCGATCGCAGCCGATGGCTACTTCGCATCGGTTGCAGAACTCGCGAGATCGAGAGGCACTCTCCTGGTGCTCGATGAAGTGCAGACCGGGCTCGGTCGGACGGGAACCATGTGGTGCCATCAACAACTCGACGTCGTTCCGGACATCCTCGTCACGGGAAAAGGGCTGAGTGGGGGGATCTATCCGATCAGCGCCACCTTGATGAGCCCCACGGTGTTCTCTTTCTTCGACGACCTGCCGTTCGTGCACCTTTCCACGTTCGGCGGGGCGGAACCGGGATGTGCAGCCGCGCTCGAGGTCTTGGACATCGTCGAGGCACCCGGTTTTCTGACCCGTGTCCAGGAGCTTGCCGAACGCTTTCGGACCGGGCTCTCCGACCTGCCGTTCAGCCTTCGTCAGCGAGGGATGATGATGGGGCTGGCATTCCCGGCTCCCGATGCGGCCGTGATGGCCGCCAAGATGTTCTTCGACGCCGGTGTCTTCGCCGTGTGGGCCGAGAACGATCGCTCGGTGTTGCAGTTCCTTCCGCCGCTGATCCTCGGAGACGATGAGGCCGAAGACATCATCGCTCGGGTCCGAGGGATCTTCGCGTGA
- the nfi gene encoding endonuclease V encodes MDWPCTVEELRDVQTRLASVRPSAFPLEENLSVGGVFVCFPRGGTGAGAAGDPGWAAAVTMQGGRHAQVAAVRGSAGAAYRPGFLALREGPLLAAAVDALERKPDVLIVNATGRDNPRRGGLAVHLGAVLAIPTVGVTHRPLVASGVWPQDARWSRSPLTLEGEVVGYWLRTRVGARPLCVHAGWRTGPDLAVEIVKCATGRFRTPEPLRRARMAARRFRTARPV; translated from the coding sequence ATGGACTGGCCGTGCACGGTCGAGGAACTCCGCGATGTGCAAACTCGCCTCGCTTCGGTACGGCCGAGTGCCTTCCCTCTGGAGGAGAACTTGTCCGTCGGTGGCGTTTTCGTCTGCTTTCCGAGAGGTGGGACGGGAGCGGGCGCTGCCGGTGATCCGGGATGGGCGGCGGCCGTGACGATGCAGGGCGGGCGGCATGCTCAGGTTGCAGCGGTGAGGGGTTCTGCGGGCGCTGCCTACCGACCGGGGTTCCTTGCGCTCCGTGAGGGGCCGCTCCTCGCAGCAGCCGTGGACGCTCTCGAACGAAAACCCGACGTCCTCATCGTCAACGCGACCGGTCGCGACAACCCTCGCCGCGGTGGACTCGCCGTGCATCTCGGGGCCGTGCTCGCCATTCCCACCGTTGGTGTTACGCACCGTCCACTCGTGGCATCCGGGGTGTGGCCCCAGGATGCGCGCTGGTCCAGATCGCCGCTGACGTTGGAAGGAGAGGTCGTCGGGTACTGGTTGCGGACCAGGGTCGGGGCACGTCCCCTATGCGTGCATGCCGGATGGCGAACGGGCCCGGACCTTGCCGTGGAGATCGTGAAGTGCGCGACGGGTCGGTTTCGTACTCCGGAGCCCCTGCGCCGGGCGAGAATGGCTGCTCGTCGCTTCCGGACTGCGCGACCTGTCTGA